In Chryseobacterium shigense, the following proteins share a genomic window:
- the pnuC gene encoding nicotinamide riboside transporter PnuC, translating to MNLYDLFVKPYENYSSMQILLEASGAFFGILSVYFSIKKNIWVYPTGIISTLIYVYILFNFGLLGDCMINVYYTAMSIYGWILWSKHSEDHVHVEVSWATNKERMFAGVLFILSLALVTLIYYYKPYIDNKFSMEGANLGLYHLDWANWLDVITTSIFLVGMWFMAKQRIENWIFWIIGDLICIPMMIFKELGITSVQYLVFTIMAILGYLNWKKSLKEKSTIKS from the coding sequence ATGAATTTATATGATCTTTTCGTAAAACCTTATGAAAACTACAGTAGTATGCAAATCCTACTGGAAGCGAGCGGTGCATTTTTCGGAATTTTGAGTGTCTATTTTTCAATAAAAAAGAATATCTGGGTATACCCTACCGGCATCATTTCTACCCTGATCTATGTTTATATACTTTTCAATTTTGGACTGCTCGGCGACTGTATGATTAATGTTTATTATACTGCAATGAGTATTTACGGCTGGATCTTATGGTCCAAACATTCCGAAGACCATGTCCATGTAGAGGTAAGCTGGGCAACAAACAAAGAAAGAATGTTCGCGGGAGTTCTCTTTATCTTAAGCCTTGCACTGGTTACTCTTATTTATTATTATAAACCTTATATTGACAATAAATTTTCAATGGAGGGAGCCAACCTGGGATTGTATCATCTGGACTGGGCCAACTGGCTTGATGTAATTACAACTTCCATATTTTTAGTAGGAATGTGGTTTATGGCCAAACAACGCATTGAGAACTGGATTTTCTGGATTATCGGAGATCTTATTTGTATTCCTATGATGATTTTTAAGGAACTTGGAATCACTTCGGTTCAATATTTGGTATTTACAATAATGGCTATCTTAGGATACCTCAATTGGAAAAAAAGTTTAAAAGAAAAAAGTACAATAAAGTCATGA
- a CDS encoding APC family permease: MSKIWVKKPMSAYEADIKKSQLKRVLGKWSLTAIGIGAIIGGGIFVLTGTGAYYNAGPALALSFVIAGIACVFAALCYAEFASILPVEGSAYAYAYGTVGEIFAWIIGWGLILEYAMGSMTVAVSWSGYFGKLLKMFGLHLPDYLTTDPQTYIAAGNSGFSMNLPAFLIVFFVISILVRGTKGAAKANNFIVVLKVSAIIFVIVAGAFIIFGSADPFKNWVPFIPEATTITENGVSHSAYGVAGVVAGASAIFFAYVGFDAVSTQAGEAINPKKDVPFAIIASLIICTLLYILVSLVLTGMMHYTDFNPLGKYPDAIKAPVAYAFDIAGYAWAGYIITIAATVGLISVLMVMIMGQSRIFLGMSKDGLIPATFSKVNPETGVPTKNLIILGVVIAVIASLTPINDLAHMTSFGTLFAFTMVCVAVWVLRVKEPNLQRNFKVPALPLIACLGIAINVYLIFNLSKEAQMYSFAWLIIGFFVYFLYSKKHSKLQNGEFGETFKAEQEPLEKP, from the coding sequence ATGTCTAAAATTTGGGTTAAGAAACCAATGAGCGCTTATGAAGCTGATATCAAAAAGAGCCAGCTGAAACGCGTTCTGGGAAAATGGAGCCTTACTGCTATCGGAATCGGGGCGATCATTGGAGGAGGAATATTTGTACTTACGGGAACAGGTGCTTATTATAATGCAGGGCCGGCACTGGCGCTTTCATTCGTAATTGCGGGGATAGCCTGTGTATTTGCAGCACTTTGTTATGCAGAATTTGCTTCCATTCTTCCTGTAGAAGGATCAGCATATGCTTATGCTTATGGAACGGTAGGTGAAATTTTTGCATGGATCATAGGCTGGGGGCTGATACTGGAATACGCAATGGGATCTATGACCGTCGCCGTATCCTGGTCGGGATATTTTGGGAAGCTCCTCAAAATGTTCGGGCTTCATCTTCCGGATTATCTTACAACAGACCCACAGACGTATATTGCTGCAGGAAACTCTGGATTTTCTATGAACTTACCTGCATTTCTTATTGTATTTTTTGTAATCTCCATCCTTGTCAGAGGAACCAAAGGAGCTGCAAAAGCCAATAATTTTATAGTAGTACTTAAGGTTTCTGCCATTATTTTTGTAATTGTTGCAGGGGCTTTTATTATTTTCGGTTCTGCTGATCCTTTTAAAAACTGGGTTCCATTTATTCCTGAAGCTACAACTATTACAGAAAACGGAGTTTCCCATTCCGCCTACGGTGTGGCGGGTGTGGTTGCAGGAGCATCGGCTATTTTCTTTGCTTATGTAGGATTCGATGCTGTTTCCACACAGGCGGGAGAGGCTATTAACCCTAAAAAAGATGTGCCTTTTGCCATCATCGCTTCGTTGATCATCTGTACGCTTTTATATATCCTTGTTTCTCTGGTATTAACGGGAATGATGCATTATACAGATTTTAATCCGCTTGGTAAATATCCGGATGCGATCAAAGCTCCTGTAGCATATGCATTTGATATTGCCGGATATGCATGGGCCGGATACATTATTACCATTGCTGCTACTGTTGGATTAATCTCAGTATTGATGGTAATGATCATGGGACAGTCAAGAATCTTCTTAGGAATGTCTAAAGACGGATTAATTCCTGCTACTTTTTCAAAAGTGAACCCTGAAACGGGAGTACCTACAAAAAACCTTATTATTTTAGGGGTAGTAATTGCGGTTATTGCTTCTCTTACCCCAATCAATGATCTTGCACATATGACAAGTTTCGGGACACTATTTGCATTTACAATGGTATGTGTGGCAGTGTGGGTATTAAGAGTAAAGGAACCTAATTTACAGAGAAACTTTAAAGTTCCTGCCTTGCCTCTTATTGCCTGCTTAGGTATCGCAATCAATGTTTATCTGATCTTTAACCTTAGTAAAGAAGCACAAATGTATTCTTTTGCATGGCTGATTATCGGGTTCTTTGTTTATTTCCTGTACAGTAAAAAACACTCAAAACTTCAGAATGGTGAGTTTGGAGAAACTTTCAAAGCAGAACAGGAGCCTTTGGAAAAACCTTAG